One candidate division KSB1 bacterium DNA window includes the following coding sequences:
- a CDS encoding PEP/pyruvate-binding domain-containing protein: MSTQSTDKISSRFLNYIKQYPHLKNKLFRQLLIALHTREIVTIDQIYSEAKKGGFPSSNNPNRNISKRSRWDEKEKGLIQNITLEYANKHLTENDIDRIVALSQRRHAAKALEDILSLPNVSYKLLADKVEEFCQPTEYKQSLPEAEEIGIRAALIRHFISDQLEFIGIAKYNFKIEDMVPIIRRSFGPKTGIGKIGGKAAGMYLAFNILREALKENGSKNNSWNIKIPETYFIRSDAYQEFIHTNGLTGFYDEKYKPMYQVRQDYPMIREMFKNAEFPPRIVKKLSKLLKMFGNQPLIVRSSSHLEDNFGSTFSGKYDSIFLANQGDFNDRLASLLDAIASVYASTLGPDPILYRRERNLIDYDERMGIMIQKVIGIRYRNYFLPTFSGVAFSRNEYRWNKKIRKEDGFVRLVMGLGTRAVDRVGSDYPRMVALSAPTLRPESSASAMQKYSQRYIDLIDLEENSFSHKKITELLDENTVFPDLDKIVSIKQEDSLMPPIGTLISESPDKLVITFGKLLAELPFAQNMRWILQTLEKKYQTPIDLEFAIDGNDFYILQCRPIKKIAPNKPVKIPMNISNESLIFSAEKDTPMGIVENIEYIIFIDPLDYNRIDKPENKSMLGKLISQLNDQLYNHTFILMGPGRWGSNDINLGIPVRYSDIHNTKVLIEIARVKEGYTPEVSFGTHFFQDLVEADIFYLPLYPDDPQVIFNENFLHKSENLILEYLPNYPEFAEYLRLIHVPSASNGKYLQLHMDSDSDKAISFLSNKVEKLVPPIRII; the protein is encoded by the coding sequence ATTCTGAAGCCAAAAAAGGTGGATTTCCATCCTCAAATAATCCGAACAGGAATATTTCAAAGCGAAGCCGGTGGGACGAGAAAGAAAAGGGCCTAATACAAAATATCACCCTGGAATATGCCAATAAACACCTAACAGAAAATGATATTGATCGAATAGTTGCTTTATCCCAACGCCGGCATGCAGCCAAAGCACTTGAAGATATCCTGAGTCTGCCTAATGTATCTTATAAATTGTTGGCTGACAAAGTTGAAGAATTTTGTCAACCTACAGAATATAAACAATCCTTGCCAGAAGCTGAAGAAATTGGAATTCGAGCTGCATTGATTCGTCATTTTATTAGCGACCAGTTAGAATTTATTGGAATTGCAAAATACAATTTCAAAATCGAAGATATGGTTCCAATTATTCGAAGGTCTTTTGGCCCTAAAACCGGGATTGGCAAAATTGGCGGAAAAGCGGCAGGAATGTATTTAGCATTTAATATATTGCGAGAGGCATTAAAAGAAAACGGATCAAAAAATAATTCCTGGAATATTAAAATTCCGGAAACTTATTTTATTCGCTCTGATGCATACCAGGAATTCATTCACACCAACGGCTTAACGGGATTCTATGACGAAAAGTACAAGCCGATGTACCAGGTTCGTCAAGATTATCCTATGATCCGTGAGATGTTTAAAAACGCTGAATTCCCTCCACGAATTGTAAAAAAATTATCTAAACTACTTAAAATGTTTGGCAATCAGCCTCTAATTGTTAGATCAAGCAGCCATTTGGAAGATAATTTCGGGTCCACATTCTCAGGAAAATACGATAGTATCTTCTTAGCCAACCAGGGAGATTTTAATGATCGTTTAGCATCATTGTTGGATGCGATTGCCAGTGTCTATGCAAGCACCTTAGGACCGGATCCGATTCTATATCGCCGTGAAAGGAACCTGATTGATTATGATGAAAGAATGGGGATTATGATTCAGAAAGTAATCGGAATTAGATACAGAAATTATTTTCTTCCGACTTTTAGCGGCGTCGCATTTTCCAGGAATGAATATAGATGGAATAAGAAAATTCGAAAAGAAGATGGCTTTGTTCGTTTGGTAATGGGTTTGGGAACCAGGGCTGTAGATCGCGTTGGTTCGGATTATCCAAGGATGGTTGCACTTTCCGCCCCTACACTTCGCCCTGAGTCCTCTGCATCCGCCATGCAAAAATATTCACAGCGATATATTGATTTAATTGATTTGGAGGAAAATTCATTTTCTCATAAGAAAATTACCGAATTATTGGATGAAAATACTGTATTCCCCGATTTGGATAAAATTGTTTCCATAAAGCAAGAAGATTCACTCATGCCACCCATAGGAACATTGATATCTGAAAGTCCGGATAAATTAGTGATCACCTTTGGAAAACTTCTCGCAGAATTACCGTTTGCACAAAATATGCGTTGGATTTTACAAACTCTCGAAAAAAAGTATCAAACCCCTATAGATTTGGAATTCGCGATTGACGGAAATGATTTTTATATTCTGCAATGTCGACCCATAAAAAAAATTGCACCGAATAAACCTGTAAAAATACCCATGAATATATCCAATGAATCATTAATTTTTTCAGCCGAAAAAGATACTCCGATGGGTATTGTTGAAAATATCGAATACATCATTTTTATAGATCCACTGGACTACAACCGAATCGACAAACCTGAAAACAAATCAATGTTAGGCAAATTAATCAGTCAATTAAATGACCAATTATATAATCATACATTTATTTTGATGGGACCAGGGAGATGGGGAAGTAATGATATTAACCTGGGTATTCCGGTAAGATATAGTGATATCCACAATACCAAGGTACTAATAGAGATTGCCAGGGTAAAAGAAGGTTATACTCCCGAGGTTTCTTTTGGTACACACTTTTTCCAGGATTTGGTTGAGGCCGATATTTTTTACCTTCCTTTATACCCGGATGACCCTCAGGTGATCTTCAATGAGAATTTCTTACATAAGTCTGAAAATTTAATTTTGGAATATCTACCCAATTATCCTGAATTTGCAGAATATCTGCGTTTGATTCACGTTCCAAGTGCTTCCAACGGCAAATACCTGCAATTACATATGGATAGTGATAGTGATAAAGCAATTTCTTTTCTTAGCAATAAGGTTGAAAAACTAGTTCCCCCTATCAGGATAATTTAA